The following coding sequences lie in one Loxodonta africana isolate mLoxAfr1 chromosome X, mLoxAfr1.hap2, whole genome shotgun sequence genomic window:
- the PPP1R2C gene encoding protein phosphatase inhibitor 2 family member C, protein MATSSASHRPIKGILKNKSSTTSSVVASAQQPGGAMEGVMRKKSQKWDESSILATYRPGYKDYDLMKVNEPSNPCLNTPDEGEDTVCNSETKECMTPESLAKKLAAIKTWDPRRRVEEQESIGEEEWKILREKQEKQRQFEMKRKLHYNEGRNIKLARQLISLDLEAEEEKNENEECWHETNEENTTTEESEEGIASEELQAKSCDS, encoded by the coding sequence ATGGCAACCTCCTCCGCCTCGCACCGGCCCATCAAGGGGATCTTGAAGAACAAATCCTCCACAACCTCCTCTGTGGTGGCATCCGCCCAACAGCCTGGAGGAGCTATGGAGGGGGTGATGCGAAAAAAATCCCAGAAGTGGGACGAATCGAGCATCCTGGCGACATACCGCCCAGGATACAAAGACTATGATTTAATGAAGGTAAACGAGCCCAGTAATCCCTGCCTTAATACACCAGATGAGGGTGAAGATACAGTGTGTAATTCCGAGACAAAGGAATGTATGACCCCAGAGAGCTTAGCTAAGAAACTAGCCGCAATCAAAACCTGGGATCCCAGGCGTAGGGTGGAGGAACAAGAGAGCATTGGGGAGGAAGAATGGAAAATCTTACGTGAGAAACAAGAGAAACAGCGGCAGTTTGAGATGAAAAGGAAGCTTCACTACAATGAAGGAAGGAACATTAAGTTAGCTAGGCAATTAATTTCCTTGGATTTAGAAGCCGAAGAGGAGAAGAATGAAAACGAAGAATGTTGGCATGAGACTAATGAAGAAAACACCACCACAGAAGAATCAGAAGAAGGCATTGCAAGCGAAGAACTGCAAGCCAAATCATGCGACTCATAG